One genomic region from Pseudoduganella dura encodes:
- a CDS encoding SDR family NAD(P)-dependent oxidoreductase translates to MGRVAIVTGGTRGLGEAIPVALQEAGNRVAAVYHNNEEAAAAFADRHRIPVFCWDVGDFDACARGVAGVDRALGPVNILVNNAGVTRDAMLHRMTPEQWSAVLHTNLGSMFNIARSRCRLH, encoded by the coding sequence ATGGGCAGGGTAGCGATCGTGACGGGCGGCACACGCGGCCTGGGCGAAGCCATCCCGGTGGCCTTGCAGGAAGCCGGCAACCGCGTGGCGGCCGTGTATCACAACAACGAGGAAGCGGCGGCCGCGTTCGCCGACCGACACCGCATTCCCGTCTTTTGCTGGGATGTCGGCGACTTCGATGCCTGTGCGCGCGGCGTGGCCGGCGTCGATCGCGCGCTCGGCCCGGTCAACATCCTGGTCAACAATGCCGGCGTTACCCGCGATGCGATGCTGCACAGGATGACACCGGAGCAATGGTCGGCCGTGCTGCACACCAACCTCGGCTCAATGTTCAACATCGCCCGCAGCCGCTGTCGCCTACACTGA
- a CDS encoding DUF5335 domain-containing protein — protein sequence MSTTIKLERTDWKSYFDTVARELAGKQVEIEIASLDIGSQVAARWLPALGVTYDEKNDLLAVIAEGLDHMISHPREVFVESEGGELRSINAIDAEGASQIIRFRDPPAPPAA from the coding sequence ATGAGCACGACCATCAAGCTTGAAAGAACCGACTGGAAATCGTACTTCGACACCGTTGCCCGGGAGCTGGCGGGAAAGCAGGTCGAGATAGAAATCGCTTCGCTGGACATCGGCAGCCAGGTCGCCGCCCGGTGGCTGCCTGCGCTGGGCGTGACCTACGACGAGAAAAACGACCTGCTGGCCGTGATCGCGGAAGGCCTGGACCACATGATCAGCCATCCGCGCGAGGTGTTTGTCGAAAGCGAAGGGGGCGAACTGCGGTCGATCAATGCGATCGACGCCGAGGGTGCGAGCCAGATCATCCGGTTCAGGGACCC
- a CDS encoding PHA/PHB synthase family protein, whose protein sequence is MTRKPLSSYCAYQPEGSAWQGGPLHEVPGRATENAAADLFLNGLLAGLTSSISPAALATAWFDWVCHLMLAPSKAQELAVQGAAGAVSWLGYAARAAMPAADPARIIEPLAQDRRFADPAWQRWPWNVMSQGFLIQQQWWHHATSGVRGVSRHHSEVVTFTARQLLDCVAPSNFVLTNPVVQAATLRSAGTNLVSGAVRAARDTARALSGMRPDSAYVPGRDVAVTRGTVVLRNELIELLRYDPATPQVHATPLLIVPAWIMKYYILDLSPHNSLVRYLVGKGHTVFMISWKNPAATDRGLGMDDYRRLGVMAALDAVCVETGAERVNACGYCLGGTLLAIAAAAMARDHDARLASITLLAAQTDFNEPGELSLFVDESEVSYLEAAMWSTGYLDTRQMAGAFQVLRSNDLIWSRRLKHYLLNQEDRDSDLMAWNADATRMPYRMHSEYLRRLFLNNDLANGRYLVGGRAVALTDIDAPIFAVGTLTDHVAPWRSVYKIVLLSDTEVTFLLTSGGHNAGVVAPPEDGAARSYQVATHAQDTAFIDADTWHRCVPAAHGSWWPEWEGWLAAHAGPLMRHPPAGATLDAAPGRYVLQP, encoded by the coding sequence ATGACGCGCAAGCCCCTCTCCAGCTACTGCGCCTACCAGCCCGAAGGCAGCGCCTGGCAAGGCGGGCCGCTGCACGAAGTGCCTGGCCGCGCTACGGAAAACGCCGCCGCGGACCTGTTCCTGAACGGCCTGCTGGCCGGGCTGACCAGCTCGATCTCGCCCGCGGCGCTCGCCACCGCGTGGTTCGACTGGGTGTGCCACCTGATGCTGGCACCGTCGAAGGCACAGGAGCTGGCCGTGCAGGGCGCGGCGGGAGCGGTCAGCTGGCTCGGCTATGCCGCCCGCGCAGCCATGCCCGCCGCCGACCCGGCGCGCATCATCGAACCGCTGGCGCAGGACCGCCGCTTCGCCGACCCCGCGTGGCAGCGCTGGCCATGGAACGTGATGTCGCAGGGCTTCCTGATCCAGCAGCAATGGTGGCACCACGCCACGTCTGGCGTGCGCGGGGTATCGCGCCACCACAGCGAGGTAGTCACATTCACGGCGCGCCAGCTGCTCGACTGCGTGGCGCCATCGAATTTCGTGCTGACCAACCCGGTGGTGCAGGCGGCCACGCTGCGCTCGGCGGGCACCAACCTCGTGTCGGGCGCGGTGCGCGCCGCCAGGGATACCGCACGGGCGCTGTCCGGCATGCGGCCCGACAGCGCCTACGTGCCGGGCCGCGATGTGGCCGTCACGCGCGGCACCGTCGTGCTGCGCAACGAGCTGATCGAGCTGCTGCGCTACGACCCGGCGACGCCGCAGGTGCACGCGACTCCGCTGCTGATCGTGCCGGCATGGATCATGAAGTACTACATCCTCGACCTGTCGCCGCACAATTCCCTGGTGCGTTACCTGGTGGGCAAGGGCCACACGGTGTTCATGATCTCGTGGAAGAATCCCGCCGCGACCGACCGCGGGCTCGGCATGGACGATTACCGCAGGCTCGGCGTGATGGCCGCGCTCGATGCGGTGTGCGTGGAGACCGGCGCCGAACGCGTCAACGCCTGCGGCTATTGCCTGGGCGGCACGCTGCTGGCCATCGCAGCCGCGGCCATGGCGCGCGACCACGATGCCCGGCTGGCCAGCATCACGCTGCTTGCCGCGCAAACCGATTTCAACGAGCCGGGCGAACTGTCGCTGTTCGTCGACGAAAGCGAGGTCAGCTACCTGGAGGCGGCCATGTGGTCCACCGGCTACCTCGACACGCGGCAGATGGCCGGCGCCTTCCAGGTGCTGCGCTCGAACGACCTGATCTGGTCGCGGCGCCTCAAGCATTACCTGCTGAACCAGGAAGACCGCGACAGCGACCTGATGGCCTGGAATGCGGATGCGACCCGCATGCCCTACCGCATGCATTCCGAGTACCTGCGCCGGCTGTTCCTGAACAACGACCTCGCCAACGGCCGCTACCTGGTCGGCGGGCGGGCGGTCGCGCTGACCGACATCGATGCGCCCATCTTTGCCGTGGGCACGCTGACCGACCACGTGGCACCCTGGCGCTCGGTCTACAAGATCGTGCTGCTCAGCGATACCGAGGTGACGTTCCTGCTCACTTCCGGCGGCCACAATGCCGGCGTGGTGGCGCCGCCGGAAGACGGCGCCGCCCGCTCGTACCAGGTCGCCACGCATGCGCAGGACACGGCCTTCATCGATGCCGACACCTGGCACCGCTGCGTGCCCGCCGCGCATGGCTCCTGGTGGCCCGAGTGGGAGGGCTGGCTGGCGGCGCACGCCGGCCCGCTGATGCGGCATCCACCGGCCGGGGCGACGCTCGATGCCGCCCCGGGCCGCTACGTGCTCCAGCCGTGA
- a CDS encoding universal stress protein: MYKTIVVHVDDSPQFKPRLAMAAALASAHGGHLVGSAVTGITQHDFVMLGTSPLMALPDDGFDVLRSSAGDQLLGFATEAGRLGVASWEQRMIEDDAANALLLESRYADLLVLSPGTPAGSRLRLTADLPEYVALHSARPVLVVPPDHADTDLAGTIVIGWDAGMEATRAVAGALPLLLRARSVLVAVVNPDGMAGRHGEQPGADLATYLARHGATVEIVPEHSNAPVAATLVGLARDAGANLLVTGIYGHSRYREWFAGGVSRDLLKNVSVPLLLAH, translated from the coding sequence ATGTACAAGACCATCGTGGTGCATGTCGACGACAGTCCCCAATTCAAGCCGAGGCTCGCGATGGCGGCAGCGCTGGCATCGGCGCACGGCGGCCACCTGGTCGGCAGCGCCGTGACCGGCATCACGCAGCACGACTTCGTCATGCTCGGCACGTCGCCGCTGATGGCGCTGCCGGACGACGGCTTCGACGTGCTGCGCAGCAGCGCCGGCGACCAGCTGCTCGGGTTCGCCACCGAAGCCGGCCGGCTGGGCGTGGCTTCCTGGGAACAGCGCATGATCGAGGACGATGCCGCCAATGCCCTGCTGCTCGAATCGCGCTATGCCGACCTGCTGGTGCTCAGTCCCGGCACCCCCGCCGGATCGCGCCTGCGGCTGACGGCCGACCTGCCTGAATACGTGGCCCTGCACAGCGCACGGCCGGTCCTGGTGGTGCCGCCCGACCATGCGGACACCGACCTGGCCGGCACCATCGTCATCGGCTGGGATGCCGGCATGGAGGCGACCCGCGCGGTCGCCGGCGCACTGCCGCTGCTGCTGCGTGCCCGGTCGGTGCTGGTGGCGGTGGTCAATCCCGACGGGATGGCCGGGCGCCATGGCGAGCAGCCCGGCGCGGACCTGGCCACCTACCTGGCGCGCCACGGCGCGACGGTGGAAATCGTGCCCGAGCACAGCAACGCACCCGTGGCCGCCACGCTCGTGGGACTGGCGCGCGACGCGGGCGCGAACCTGCTGGTGACCGGCATCTACGGCCACAGCCGCTACCGCGAGTGGTTCGCCGGCGGGGTCAGCCGCGACCTGCTGAAGAACGTCAGCGTGCCCCTGTTGCTGGCGCACTGA
- a CDS encoding sensor histidine kinase, translating to MHAWENRVTAEVPVAKDLDASILAGALPLIHETLAEALSGGDAMVVGGSTLGAAHGRERALMTGYRPCDLIHELQIFRDVILDTAELGGVRFSQDQRALVRCLTDGIARDSLNGHSQVREQERKQFSAALSRDVRNLLNVVGVTAQLIGQKAHDPGIASMTARITGKIGEADAMLQNVTNEASLTRTLKLKLTIGQVSLFPLIEQVRIDFQDAPPAIRIRSDRIEGYWSWATMDSALRDLVILARQFGAPTGEIVIAAKVDFGRLFLSVHDASFFLGADEIGALFGNPDRYGDGDAARTGLSSVREVAESHGGSLVVRSSASSGTTFTINIPLDARPYVQ from the coding sequence ATGCATGCCTGGGAAAACCGGGTGACCGCCGAGGTACCCGTTGCGAAGGACCTGGATGCGTCGATCCTGGCTGGCGCCCTGCCCTTGATCCATGAAACCCTGGCCGAGGCGTTGTCGGGCGGCGACGCCATGGTCGTCGGCGGCAGCACGCTCGGCGCGGCGCACGGGCGCGAACGGGCGCTGATGACCGGCTACCGGCCTTGCGACCTCATCCACGAACTGCAGATCTTCCGCGATGTGATCCTGGATACCGCGGAACTCGGCGGCGTGCGTTTCAGCCAGGACCAGCGGGCGCTCGTGCGATGCCTGACCGACGGGATCGCCCGTGACAGCCTGAACGGCCACAGCCAGGTCCGCGAACAGGAGCGCAAGCAGTTCAGCGCCGCGCTGTCGCGCGATGTGCGAAACCTGCTGAACGTGGTTGGCGTAACGGCCCAGCTGATCGGGCAAAAGGCGCACGATCCCGGCATTGCCAGCATGACCGCGCGGATCACCGGCAAGATCGGCGAAGCCGACGCCATGCTGCAGAACGTGACGAACGAAGCCTCCCTGACCAGGACGCTGAAGCTGAAACTGACGATCGGCCAGGTGAGCCTGTTTCCGTTGATCGAACAGGTCCGCATCGACTTCCAGGATGCCCCGCCGGCGATCAGGATCCGCAGCGACCGCATCGAGGGCTACTGGAGCTGGGCGACGATGGACAGCGCGCTGCGCGACCTGGTCATCCTTGCCAGGCAGTTCGGCGCGCCGACGGGCGAGATCGTCATCGCGGCGAAAGTCGATTTCGGACGATTGTTCCTGTCGGTCCATGACGCCAGTTTTTTCCTGGGCGCCGATGAAATCGGGGCGCTGTTCGGAAACCCCGACCGGTATGGCGACGGGGATGCCGCCCGCACCGGCCTGTCGTCCGTAAGGGAGGTGGCGGAAAGCCATGGCGGATCGCTGGTCGTGCGCAGCTCCGCATCGTCGGGCACGACGTTCACCATCAACATACCGCTCGATGCGCGCCCCTACGTCCAATGA